One Spirochaeta africana DSM 8902 genomic window carries:
- a CDS encoding LptF/LptG family permease — protein MFTKTRAPRTIFLYIAREFALTFIVCFFFFFAIFFVNQILFLAEDILQKNAPLMQVLQLMVYAMPSFIALSIPFASLVGALLTMGKFSSENEIIAFQASGVPLSVLFVPMISLGLLFSIGSFVMNDILLPIGTINYGRLYRSLIFSNPELELEPYSVHTHQNRVLVTGAVSGNTIDTLLIIDNDSEGNRRIITGRDAELLVDEDDIADLSLSIQSIFSHSYSSRRPDTWDYADGEQMIYRVPLQDLTDMVMRPGAREMSSVDVWADIQERRTRFAQRKHDHQLRVSELAHTARAGYWHAVQPGQDVLPGTVRTLRDDTRAYREQADRTLRDGTLQVYEIEFHKKFSIPFASIAFVLFAFPVGLFSKRSGRTVNFGIGLIICVLYWFLLLGGQTLGTQHHFIPPFWTMWFPNVILILVGLVALGIRIKR, from the coding sequence GTGTTCACTAAAACGCGTGCCCCCAGAACAATCTTCCTGTATATCGCCCGGGAGTTTGCGCTTACCTTTATAGTCTGTTTTTTCTTTTTCTTCGCCATTTTTTTTGTGAACCAGATCCTGTTTCTGGCGGAGGATATCCTGCAGAAGAATGCCCCCCTGATGCAGGTTCTTCAGCTGATGGTCTACGCTATGCCATCATTTATTGCCCTGAGCATTCCTTTTGCTTCCCTGGTGGGGGCGCTGCTGACCATGGGGAAGTTTTCAAGCGAGAACGAGATCATTGCCTTTCAGGCCTCGGGTGTGCCGCTGAGCGTGCTGTTTGTACCCATGATCAGCCTGGGATTGCTGTTCTCCATTGGTTCGTTTGTAATGAATGACATTTTGCTGCCTATCGGCACCATTAACTATGGGCGACTGTACCGGTCGCTGATCTTCTCCAATCCAGAACTGGAACTCGAACCATACTCGGTTCACACACATCAGAATCGCGTGTTGGTAACCGGGGCAGTTTCCGGCAATACCATCGATACCTTGCTGATAATTGATAACGACTCTGAGGGCAATCGACGAATTATTACCGGTCGGGATGCCGAACTGCTGGTCGATGAGGATGATATTGCCGACCTGTCGCTTTCTATTCAGTCTATCTTTTCGCACAGTTATTCCTCGCGACGCCCGGATACCTGGGATTACGCTGATGGCGAGCAGATGATCTACCGGGTTCCGTTACAGGATCTGACCGATATGGTAATGCGACCGGGTGCTCGCGAGATGAGTTCTGTGGATGTCTGGGCCGACATCCAGGAACGGCGCACACGGTTTGCGCAGCGTAAACACGATCACCAGCTGCGGGTGTCCGAATTGGCACACACCGCCAGGGCTGGGTACTGGCATGCCGTGCAGCCAGGCCAGGATGTTCTGCCAGGCACGGTCAGAACCCTGCGGGATGACACCCGTGCCTATCGTGAGCAGGCGGATCGCACCCTGCGGGATGGCACCCTGCAGGTGTATGAGATAGAATTCCATAAAAAGTTTTCAATCCCGTTTGCCTCGATTGCCTTCGTGTTGTTCGCCTTTCCGGTCGGGCTGTTTTCCAAACGCTCAGGCAGGACAGTCAACTTCGGCATCGGGCTGATAATTTGTGTGTTGTACTGGTTTTTGCTGTTAGGTGGGCAGACCCTTGGTACCCAGCATCATTTCATTCCACCATTCTGGACAATGTGGTTTCCCAATGTGATACTGATTCTGGTAGGGCTTGTAGCACTCGGTATCCGGATAAAAAGGTAG
- the dut gene encoding dUTP diphosphatase: MSDTVLISSSPQYIPQYVPEYQSSGAVGVDLRADLQQPLELRPLERCLVGTGLRIALPDNLEAQVRPRSGLASRAGITVINAPGTIDPDYRGEIRVPIINLSNTAVTVSPGDRIAQMVIAPFVQARFHQVTTANLPRTDRGEGGFGSTGVH; the protein is encoded by the coding sequence ATGTCAGATACGGTCTTGATTTCATCATCACCGCAGTATATTCCCCAATACGTGCCCGAGTATCAAAGCTCGGGCGCTGTTGGTGTAGACCTGCGGGCAGATCTGCAGCAGCCGCTGGAGCTTCGGCCTCTGGAGCGGTGTCTGGTCGGAACCGGGCTGCGGATTGCCCTTCCGGACAATCTGGAGGCTCAGGTGCGGCCACGATCCGGGCTGGCAAGCCGCGCCGGCATAACGGTGATAAATGCACCCGGCACTATAGATCCTGATTATCGTGGCGAGATCCGGGTGCCGATTATAAATCTCAGTAATACTGCCGTGACAGTGTCGCCAGGTGACCGTATCGCACAGATGGTTATTGCACCTTTCGTGCAGGCCCGATTTCACCAGGTAACCACGGCGAACCTGCCCCGGACCGATCGAGGTGAGGGAGGTTTTGGATCCACCGGTGTTCACTAA
- the pnp gene encoding polyribonucleotide nucleotidyltransferase produces the protein MFDTKEVRVKVGQSELILETGRMAKQANGAVFARMEGTAVIATACCGSSIKEDLDFVPLSVEYNEKYYAAGKIPGGFLKREGRPKDKEVLVCRLIDRPMRPLFSKDFKREIQVVPTVISTDQINPPDVTAMCAASAAVTISDIPFEGPVAAVRVGYVNGEYIINPTFPQIEEGDLDIIVAGTHDGITMVEGGGQEVSEEILLNAIELAHESIVRICDAQLELRKLAGKEKLGLVEAPAPLEKQQEILDYARPKMMEACFVLGKFTRGAAIKAVKTETLEKFRDSIPEDKEKQFSSLFHDLEQEIVRESILKNKKRTDGRAPDGIRPITCEIDVLPRTHGAALFTRGETQALAITTLGTVYDEQIMDDIEGDRRENFMLHYNFPPFSVGETGRMGTGRREIGHGHLAHRSLSQMLPGKEGFPYTIRVVSEVLESNGSSSMATVCGGTLSLLNAGVPLKRPVAGIAMGLITDGTDSVVLSDILGEEDHLGDMDFKVAGTTKGITAFQMDIKVKRIKPEVMKTALEQARQGRLHILSAMDQVIDKPRENLSEYAPRIINFKVDPEKIGMLIGPGGKTIKSINEKFSVETNIENDGTVTIYCRESKSAEQAKAAFIGLLEEPEIGRVYDGVVRRIVDFGAFIEFLPGKEGLCHISKMSSQRINDVNDVLELGQEVPVRIIEIDKMGRVNLSLIYEGADEAGSSDNRPPRRDSRPPRPRR, from the coding sequence ATGTTTGATACAAAAGAAGTAAGAGTAAAAGTAGGACAGTCTGAACTGATCCTGGAAACAGGAAGGATGGCGAAACAGGCCAACGGTGCAGTATTCGCCCGCATGGAGGGCACCGCCGTAATTGCAACCGCTTGCTGTGGGAGCTCCATCAAGGAAGATCTTGATTTTGTACCCCTGTCGGTTGAATACAACGAGAAATATTACGCCGCGGGTAAAATACCAGGCGGTTTTTTGAAGCGCGAAGGTCGACCCAAGGATAAAGAGGTTCTGGTTTGTCGTCTGATCGACCGCCCCATGCGACCGCTGTTTTCCAAGGACTTCAAGCGCGAAATTCAGGTCGTGCCCACGGTAATTTCTACCGACCAGATAAATCCCCCGGATGTAACGGCGATGTGTGCCGCCTCTGCCGCAGTTACCATCTCGGATATTCCGTTCGAAGGGCCGGTAGCCGCAGTACGCGTTGGATATGTAAACGGCGAGTATATTATCAACCCCACCTTTCCCCAGATTGAGGAAGGCGACCTTGATATCATTGTAGCTGGTACGCACGATGGTATTACCATGGTAGAGGGCGGCGGTCAGGAGGTATCCGAGGAGATCCTGTTGAACGCCATCGAGCTTGCCCATGAATCAATCGTTCGGATTTGTGATGCCCAGCTGGAGCTGCGCAAGCTTGCCGGCAAGGAAAAACTTGGCCTGGTAGAAGCACCCGCTCCGCTCGAGAAGCAGCAGGAGATTCTTGACTACGCCCGTCCGAAAATGATGGAAGCCTGTTTTGTGCTGGGCAAGTTTACTCGTGGTGCGGCAATCAAGGCCGTGAAAACCGAGACTCTGGAAAAGTTCCGTGACAGCATTCCCGAGGACAAGGAAAAACAGTTCTCCTCCCTGTTCCACGATCTTGAACAGGAGATTGTTCGCGAGAGCATCCTCAAGAACAAGAAGCGCACCGATGGTCGGGCTCCGGATGGTATTCGGCCGATTACCTGCGAGATTGATGTGCTGCCACGGACCCATGGCGCAGCCCTCTTTACCCGGGGCGAAACCCAGGCACTGGCTATCACCACCCTCGGTACTGTCTATGATGAACAGATTATGGACGATATTGAGGGCGATCGCCGTGAGAACTTTATGCTGCACTACAACTTTCCGCCGTTCTCGGTTGGTGAGACCGGGCGCATGGGTACCGGTCGTCGCGAGATCGGCCATGGTCATCTGGCGCATCGTTCACTCAGTCAGATGCTGCCGGGCAAGGAAGGCTTCCCGTACACCATCCGTGTGGTATCCGAGGTTCTGGAATCCAACGGGTCCAGTTCAATGGCCACTGTCTGCGGCGGCACCCTGTCACTGTTGAATGCAGGGGTGCCTCTGAAGCGACCGGTTGCCGGTATCGCCATGGGTCTGATTACCGACGGCACCGACAGTGTCGTCCTGAGCGACATCCTGGGAGAAGAGGATCACCTTGGTGACATGGACTTCAAGGTTGCCGGTACCACCAAGGGTATCACCGCTTTTCAGATGGATATCAAGGTCAAGCGTATCAAGCCGGAAGTCATGAAGACAGCACTGGAACAGGCGCGCCAGGGACGTCTGCACATCCTTTCCGCCATGGACCAGGTTATCGACAAACCCCGGGAGAACCTGTCAGAGTATGCGCCGCGCATCATCAACTTCAAGGTCGATCCCGAGAAGATCGGTATGCTGATCGGACCGGGCGGCAAAACCATCAAGAGTATCAACGAGAAGTTCTCGGTTGAAACCAATATCGAGAATGACGGAACGGTTACCATCTACTGCCGCGAGAGCAAAAGTGCCGAACAGGCCAAGGCAGCCTTTATCGGACTGCTGGAAGAGCCGGAGATCGGCCGTGTGTACGATGGTGTCGTGCGACGAATCGTGGATTTCGGTGCATTCATCGAGTTCCTGCCTGGCAAGGAAGGCCTGTGCCATATCAGCAAGATGTCCAGTCAGCGAATCAACGATGTCAATGATGTGCTCGAGTTGGGCCAGGAAGTTCCGGTTCGAATCATCGAGATCGACAAGATGGGGCGTGTTAACCTCAGCCTTATTTACGAGGGCGCAGATGAGGCAGGCAGTTCGGACAACCGTCCACCGCGCCGCGACAGTCGACCTCCGCGTCCGCGACGTTAG
- the rpsO gene encoding 30S ribosomal protein S15, with amino-acid sequence MALKKEEIASVVEEHGNNAQDTGNTDVQVALLTKRINDLTEHLKVQKKDHSTRRGLLKLVGQRRRLLRYLQKNDIERYRALIKKLGLRK; translated from the coding sequence ATGGCTCTCAAAAAAGAAGAGATTGCCTCGGTTGTCGAGGAACACGGCAACAATGCCCAGGATACGGGCAACACTGATGTACAGGTTGCACTGCTGACCAAGCGCATTAACGATCTGACCGAGCACCTGAAGGTGCAGAAAAAAGACCACAGCACCCGCCGCGGTCTGCTGAAGCTGGTTGGTCAGCGACGTCGTCTGCTGCGCTATCTGCAGAAGAATGACATTGAACGCTACCGCGCCCTTATAAAAAAGCTCGGTCTGCGAAAGTAA
- a CDS encoding FAD synthetase family protein produces MIVSEWDEFISRDSHAVPAAVTIGVFDGVHLGHQELITSICRYSAEHRVRSMVFTFRASPKRHTRHAQHRNVQSLRQRLECLQELGVQETVLIDFTRKFSRMKGEDFWNIVSRCITIRHLALGDDFRMGKNGSLNSAGIKRFFAGQSPSPEIIVFTPVLVDGVRVSSSRLRDAVAAGDLAQYARLTGRPYWVETAALLHHRDNADIILPPSGRYMVPAAVADGELHTMNLSVCLGSSDATSSSIESFYALQLRQITQDSE; encoded by the coding sequence GTGATAGTCAGTGAATGGGATGAGTTTATTTCCAGGGATAGCCATGCAGTACCGGCCGCGGTTACAATCGGGGTCTTTGACGGGGTTCACCTCGGTCATCAGGAGCTGATTACTTCGATTTGCCGCTACAGTGCAGAGCACCGGGTGCGGTCGATGGTATTTACCTTTCGTGCGTCCCCTAAACGACACACCCGCCATGCCCAGCATCGTAATGTGCAAAGCCTGCGACAGCGGCTTGAGTGTTTGCAGGAGCTGGGCGTGCAAGAGACGGTGCTGATTGACTTTACCCGGAAATTCAGTAGAATGAAGGGTGAGGATTTCTGGAATATCGTGTCACGATGCATTACTATCAGGCATCTGGCGCTTGGCGATGATTTCAGAATGGGAAAAAACGGGAGTCTGAACTCGGCCGGGATCAAGCGATTCTTTGCCGGGCAATCGCCTTCGCCGGAGATTATCGTTTTTACCCCGGTCCTCGTTGATGGCGTACGTGTCAGCAGCAGTCGGTTGCGCGATGCAGTCGCCGCGGGTGACCTTGCGCAGTATGCCAGGCTTACCGGTCGGCCGTACTGGGTAGAAACAGCCGCATTGCTGCATCATCGCGATAATGCCGATATCATACTGCCGCCTTCGGGGCGGTATATGGTGCCTGCAGCCGTTGCTGACGGAGAACTGCACACCATGAATCTGAGCGTTTGCTTGGGTTCCAGCGACGCAACAAGCAGTAGCATAGAATCATTCTATGCGCTACAATTGCGTCAGATTACACAGGATTCAGAGTAA
- the truB gene encoding tRNA pseudouridine(55) synthase TruB has product MNPHGLLLLYKPAGVSSFKALAPIKRSLPRRYKLGHTGTLDPFADGLLIAVVGSYTKLADCSHRFLKRYTAEIRFGEQTDTLDPEGEPVRSCPVPALAAEDIEHAFRKFTGTIQQVPPAHSAVHINGRRAYALARAGQEFTIPSREVYIEQISLLHQRDDGITIDVVCGAGTYIRSLARDLALQLGTCGHLISLTRTAIGPFQVADAVAPEAFQGNSHAMTASLQSGEATYTRFTGRPVLQLRPEYAAPFSMGRPLQHEWFSREIPAGTDTVFGVFLPGNEFAGQIRIGDTGLMYDFVTLQRGTTCDSQ; this is encoded by the coding sequence GTGAATCCTCATGGCCTGCTGCTGCTGTACAAGCCCGCCGGGGTATCCTCATTCAAGGCGCTCGCCCCGATCAAACGCAGCCTGCCTCGCAGATACAAACTGGGGCACACCGGCACCCTTGATCCCTTTGCGGATGGCCTATTGATTGCGGTCGTGGGGAGCTATACCAAACTTGCTGACTGCTCCCACCGGTTTCTGAAACGCTACACCGCGGAAATCCGGTTCGGTGAGCAGACGGATACCCTGGACCCCGAGGGTGAGCCTGTCCGTAGCTGTCCGGTGCCGGCTCTTGCTGCTGAAGATATCGAGCATGCCTTCCGTAAATTTACCGGTACCATTCAGCAGGTGCCGCCAGCCCATAGTGCGGTACACATAAACGGACGTCGTGCTTATGCCCTGGCACGCGCCGGACAGGAGTTTACCATCCCGTCACGCGAGGTGTATATCGAACAGATATCACTTCTGCACCAGAGAGATGATGGTATAACCATCGATGTGGTCTGTGGGGCAGGTACCTACATCCGATCACTGGCACGAGATCTGGCGCTGCAGCTTGGCACCTGCGGCCATCTGATATCGCTGACCCGTACCGCTATTGGCCCCTTTCAGGTGGCGGATGCAGTAGCCCCGGAGGCATTTCAGGGCAACAGTCACGCCATGACTGCAAGCCTGCAGTCAGGCGAGGCGACCTATACCCGATTTACCGGCAGACCGGTTCTCCAGCTGCGACCGGAATATGCAGCCCCTTTTTCCATGGGGCGGCCGCTGCAGCATGAATGGTTCTCCCGGGAGATCCCGGCTGGCACCGATACTGTTTTCGGGGTATTCCTGCCAGGCAATGAATTCGCCGGCCAGATCAGGATCGGGGATACCGGCCTGATGTACGATTTTGTTACCCTGCAGCGAGGCACGACCTGTGATAGTCAGTGA
- the rbfA gene encoding 30S ribosome-binding factor RbfA, which translates to MHRQERIQHQIAETIGELIVGRQIKDPRVNPLASVSRVIVARDFSRARIFISGYMDDKALERSVAGLNSAAGFIQGRLGKVLNTRQTPRVLFVADTSIAEGFDIIQKLSDT; encoded by the coding sequence ATGCATCGCCAGGAACGAATACAGCATCAGATCGCGGAGACCATCGGTGAGCTCATCGTCGGTCGCCAGATCAAGGACCCGAGGGTTAACCCGCTGGCCTCGGTGTCCAGAGTAATTGTTGCCCGGGATTTTTCCCGGGCCCGGATATTTATCAGCGGATATATGGATGACAAGGCCCTGGAACGCAGTGTTGCCGGGCTTAACAGCGCAGCCGGCTTTATCCAGGGGCGACTTGGCAAGGTACTGAATACCCGCCAGACCCCCCGGGTACTGTTTGTCGCCGACACCTCGATCGCCGAGGGATTTGACATCATCCAGAAGCTTTCCGACACCTGA
- the infB gene encoding translation initiation factor IF-2 — protein MSTDQEKDKKPKATLIKHKKEPAAAEKTGEQPKKKKRVVVIRKGQKPAGAKPSDAAEKPAAESAKTVPDTAPSKPAAEAKPEAKAEAKPAAAKPAATKPAAPAPNAPGAAAGAENPPAKPAKPAAEAEKKTVKPKEAVPDTDPAQPAASEKKSAPAAGDTASGESAGEPKKSSGNKSVWTPDGKPAVTKERKPQKRSGVEVYRPKRPASSAAPERRRTADSSRPPGRGPARPAGGPPAGRGRDSRPPQVGGRFGGGRPGPGGPGRKPGGPPGGAPTRPDADAAGKPQQKRFFKSKKKDNYRRDRHQEKVINYKKTKRPKVQSVPKEIDIMEVVTVSELAKKMNLKASDLIGKLMGMGMMVTINQQIDAETAEILASEFSCKVNIVSLYDETIIETEEDKEEDLKKRPPIITVMGHVDHGKTKLLDAIRTTDVAQGEFGGITQHIGAYQVHTKHGDITFLDTPGHEAFTLMRARGAQVTDIVILVVAANDGVMPQTREAIDHAKAAGVPIIVAINKVDLPEANPDRVRQQLSELDLMPEEWGGSTLYAEISALKRQGIAELLDTVFLQADVLELKANHETNAEGHVIESKVDQGRGTVSTVLIERGTLSVGDSFVAGVFHGKVRAMFNDRGEKVKSATPSMPVEILGFTGMPNAGDPFQATDSEKFARQIGSKRQELRKVEEARNVKKVTLDNLYDSIQDGEIQELKVVIKGDVQGSVEALRSSLEKLSTREIRLVSIHSSAGAINEKDVMLAAASNAIVVGFHVRPTPRAAMLAEQEKVEIRKYNIIYDAVEDIRSAMEGLLAPELHEESIGAIEVRETFKVPKIGLIAGCYVTEGRVTRGCNLRVFRDNVEVHNGKISSLKRFKDDVKAVESGFECGIGIENYNDLKVGDILEPYIVKEVAKKLSDSK, from the coding sequence ATGTCTACAGACCAGGAAAAAGATAAAAAACCAAAGGCAACTCTTATAAAGCATAAGAAAGAGCCGGCGGCTGCCGAGAAAACCGGCGAGCAGCCAAAAAAGAAGAAGCGAGTCGTGGTAATTCGCAAGGGGCAAAAGCCCGCAGGAGCAAAGCCCTCCGATGCAGCGGAAAAACCGGCTGCTGAAAGCGCAAAAACCGTCCCGGATACTGCCCCGTCAAAACCGGCTGCCGAAGCAAAACCCGAGGCGAAGGCCGAGGCCAAACCGGCCGCAGCCAAGCCGGCTGCGACCAAACCAGCTGCGCCCGCACCGAATGCTCCCGGAGCTGCAGCCGGAGCCGAAAATCCACCGGCCAAGCCGGCCAAACCGGCTGCCGAAGCTGAGAAAAAGACCGTAAAGCCGAAGGAGGCTGTTCCCGATACCGATCCGGCACAGCCGGCGGCCAGCGAGAAGAAATCCGCTCCGGCAGCCGGAGATACTGCGTCCGGCGAATCTGCCGGTGAGCCCAAAAAGTCCAGCGGTAACAAGTCTGTATGGACGCCGGACGGGAAGCCCGCGGTCACCAAGGAGCGCAAGCCCCAGAAACGCAGCGGAGTCGAGGTGTATCGACCGAAACGCCCGGCGAGCTCGGCTGCACCCGAGCGACGCCGTACGGCTGACAGTAGCCGACCTCCGGGACGTGGTCCCGCACGACCCGCTGGCGGACCGCCGGCAGGGCGCGGTCGCGACTCCAGGCCTCCCCAGGTGGGTGGTCGTTTTGGCGGCGGTCGGCCAGGACCGGGCGGTCCCGGGCGAAAGCCGGGCGGACCTCCCGGTGGGGCACCGACGCGACCCGATGCAGATGCTGCCGGCAAGCCGCAGCAGAAACGTTTTTTCAAGTCGAAAAAGAAAGACAACTACCGACGTGATCGGCATCAGGAAAAGGTCATCAACTACAAGAAGACCAAACGTCCCAAGGTGCAGTCGGTACCGAAAGAGATCGATATCATGGAGGTTGTCACCGTCTCCGAGCTGGCCAAAAAGATGAATCTCAAGGCCTCCGACCTTATCGGGAAGCTCATGGGGATGGGTATGATGGTAACCATCAACCAGCAGATAGACGCCGAGACGGCCGAGATCCTGGCATCCGAGTTCAGCTGTAAGGTGAACATTGTTTCGCTGTATGACGAAACCATCATCGAGACTGAAGAGGACAAGGAAGAGGATCTCAAGAAGCGTCCTCCCATCATCACGGTTATGGGGCACGTTGATCATGGTAAAACCAAACTGCTTGATGCTATCCGGACCACCGATGTAGCTCAGGGAGAGTTCGGTGGTATCACCCAGCATATCGGTGCGTATCAGGTGCACACCAAGCATGGTGACATTACTTTTCTGGATACTCCAGGCCATGAGGCCTTTACCCTGATGCGTGCACGCGGTGCCCAGGTGACCGATATCGTTATCCTGGTAGTCGCAGCCAACGACGGGGTTATGCCGCAAACACGCGAGGCAATCGATCATGCCAAAGCTGCCGGCGTGCCCATTATTGTGGCAATAAACAAGGTGGATCTCCCGGAAGCGAACCCCGATCGTGTGCGACAGCAGCTGTCCGAGCTCGATCTGATGCCGGAAGAGTGGGGCGGCAGCACGCTGTATGCCGAGATCTCTGCGCTGAAGCGTCAGGGTATTGCGGAACTGCTGGACACCGTCTTTCTGCAGGCCGATGTGCTTGAACTCAAGGCGAATCATGAAACCAATGCCGAGGGACACGTTATCGAATCCAAGGTTGATCAGGGGCGCGGTACGGTTTCCACTGTGCTGATTGAACGGGGAACCCTGTCAGTTGGTGACAGCTTTGTCGCCGGTGTTTTTCACGGCAAGGTCCGGGCCATGTTCAACGATCGCGGCGAGAAGGTTAAATCAGCAACCCCGTCGATGCCGGTCGAGATCCTCGGGTTTACCGGCATGCCGAATGCCGGGGATCCCTTCCAGGCGACCGATTCCGAAAAGTTTGCCCGTCAGATCGGCAGTAAACGACAGGAACTGCGTAAGGTCGAGGAAGCCCGGAACGTCAAAAAGGTTACCCTGGACAACCTTTACGACTCCATTCAGGATGGCGAGATTCAGGAGCTCAAGGTTGTTATCAAGGGTGATGTACAGGGATCGGTAGAGGCACTGCGATCTTCGCTGGAAAAACTCAGTACGCGCGAGATTCGGCTGGTGTCGATACACTCCTCAGCCGGTGCAATCAACGAGAAGGATGTGATGCTCGCCGCTGCGTCCAATGCTATCGTGGTTGGTTTCCATGTGCGGCCAACCCCGCGGGCAGCCATGCTTGCCGAGCAGGAAAAGGTAGAGATTCGCAAGTACAACATCATCTACGACGCAGTCGAGGACATCCGGTCTGCTATGGAAGGCCTGCTGGCACCCGAGCTTCATGAGGAATCAATTGGCGCCATCGAGGTGCGGGAAACCTTCAAGGTACCCAAGATCGGCCTGATCGCCGGTTGTTATGTGACCGAAGGGCGAGTGACCCGAGGATGCAATCTGCGCGTGTTCCGCGACAATGTCGAGGTCCACAACGGCAAGATATCCTCGCTCAAGCGCTTTAAGGATGATGTCAAGGCTGTCGAGTCCGGTTTCGAGTGTGGTATCGGTATCGAGAATTACAATGACCTGAAGGTCGGGGATATTCTTGAGCCGTATATCGTGAAAGAAGTCGCGAAAAAGCTTTCGGATTCCAAATAG
- the nusA gene encoding transcription termination factor NusA, translating to MAAGLADAIRLIVQDKGISEDLVRHTIEEFLYAAYKRTFDTVENAVVRFSDDGAEVSLFAQKKIVPDDDLDDPVMEIPLSEALQLNEECEIGDELLIEINPQEFDRSAIQSAKQKAKQTMRDIQKDTLYSEFKEKEGEMIIGYYQRERNGTIFVDLGKTEGIMPKRYQSPREAYRQNDRIKALIFEVVKATHGLQIVLSRTHPEFVKRIFELEVPEVYDKTVEIMKIVREPGYRTKIAVYSHREDVDPVGACVGVKGVRIQAIVRELEGEKIDILKYSPDPREYIRNALSPAEVEQVVVLDEGKRQALAIVPDNQLSVAIGKQGLNVRLANRLVDWNVDVKTPEQFAEMDISAESKRAVSALFGDYDQEQEEITQIRELPGIAPRLVDILEEHGNIYIEDLVALSEEDLQAIEGLSDSDVADLQRIVAENVEIVEDEYDYDEEDDQDDEYYDDDEYEEDDEADATDQDEQDEEDDEESEEIQHISELPGVPEHVINALVEAGIDDIVELIDVITTRAEELEDIEGISADDIKQLNEIIADAVEIIDEDEES from the coding sequence ATGGCCGCTGGTCTCGCGGATGCTATCCGCTTAATCGTACAGGACAAGGGAATTTCCGAGGATCTGGTACGACACACAATCGAGGAGTTTCTCTACGCTGCCTACAAGCGTACCTTTGATACCGTAGAGAATGCGGTAGTGCGCTTCTCTGACGATGGTGCAGAGGTATCTCTGTTCGCTCAAAAGAAGATCGTCCCCGACGATGATCTGGATGATCCGGTAATGGAGATTCCATTGTCCGAAGCCCTGCAGCTTAACGAGGAGTGTGAGATTGGCGATGAACTGCTGATCGAGATCAACCCCCAGGAATTCGACCGCAGTGCAATCCAGAGTGCGAAGCAGAAAGCCAAGCAGACCATGCGTGATATCCAGAAGGACACCCTGTACTCCGAGTTCAAGGAGAAGGAAGGGGAGATGATAATCGGGTATTACCAGCGCGAGCGGAACGGGACTATCTTCGTGGATCTTGGCAAAACCGAAGGGATTATGCCCAAGCGCTATCAAAGCCCGCGCGAAGCCTATCGACAGAATGACCGCATCAAGGCGCTTATATTCGAGGTAGTCAAGGCCACCCACGGTCTGCAGATCGTGCTGTCTCGCACCCATCCGGAGTTCGTAAAGCGGATATTCGAGCTTGAGGTTCCCGAGGTATACGACAAGACCGTTGAAATTATGAAGATTGTCCGCGAACCCGGGTATCGTACCAAGATTGCGGTATACAGCCATCGGGAGGATGTTGACCCTGTTGGTGCATGTGTCGGGGTGAAAGGGGTGCGGATCCAGGCGATTGTGCGCGAACTGGAAGGCGAGAAGATCGATATCCTGAAGTACTCGCCAGATCCCCGTGAGTACATCCGGAACGCCCTGTCGCCTGCAGAGGTTGAGCAGGTCGTTGTGCTGGATGAGGGCAAGCGTCAGGCGCTGGCCATTGTTCCCGATAACCAGCTTTCGGTGGCAATCGGTAAGCAAGGGCTGAACGTGCGCCTGGCCAATCGTCTGGTAGACTGGAATGTGGATGTGAAAACCCCGGAACAGTTCGCCGAGATGGACATCAGTGCAGAATCCAAGCGAGCGGTTTCTGCACTGTTTGGTGACTATGACCAGGAGCAGGAAGAGATCACCCAGATCCGTGAGTTGCCCGGGATCGCCCCGCGGCTTGTCGATATCCTGGAAGAACACGGGAATATCTATATCGAGGATCTGGTAGCCCTTTCCGAGGAAGACCTCCAGGCTATCGAGGGTCTCAGTGACAGTGATGTAGCCGATCTGCAAAGAATCGTTGCGGAAAATGTCGAGATCGTTGAGGACGAGTACGACTACGACGAGGAAGACGATCAGGACGACGAATACTACGACGATGACGAGTATGAAGAAGATGACGAGGCTGATGCAACTGATCAGGACGAGCAGGATGAGGAAGATGACGAGGAATCTGAAGAGATTCAGCATATCTCCGAACTGCCCGGTGTTCCGGAGCATGTAATCAATGCGCTTGTCGAGGCCGGTATCGATGACATCGTTGAACTGATCGATGTAATTACCACCCGGGCGGAAGAGCTTGAAGACATCGAAGGTATTTCTGCCGACGACATCAAGCAGCTGAACGAAATCATCGCTGATGCAGTAGAGATTATCGATGAGGACGAGGAGTCCTGA